From Candidatus Jidaibacter acanthamoeba, the proteins below share one genomic window:
- a CDS encoding IS6 family transposase, translating into MYKRHKYPSEIIRYVVMPYHRYCLSLRDISEILLYRSIEVSHESIREWNKKFGPIITNNIRRRRQYTAQGKWHLDEMRVVIGGEVY; encoded by the coding sequence ATGTATAAGAGGCATAAGTATCCTTCTGAAATAATAAGATATGTGGTTATGCCATATCATAGGTATTGTTTAAGCCTGAGAGATATATCTGAAATATTGTTATACAGGAGCATAGAAGTAAGCCATGAAAGCATCAGGGAATGGAATAAGAAGTTTGGGCCAATAATAACAAATAATATACGCAGGAGAAGGCAATATACTGCCCAAGGCAAGTGGCATTTAGATGAGATGAGAGTAGTCATAGGAGGAGAAGTTTATTGA